The Synergistales bacterium genomic interval TGGTGGGCCGCTGCGACCGGGTGGAGCGCCTCGACGACGGAAGCCTGCTGATCCTGGACTACAAGCGCGGTTCCACCTCGCGGTACGGCCAGGCCCTCCAGGGGGCCGTCTACGCCCTGGCGCTGCAGGAGGCGGGGTGGCCGGTGGCGGGCTACGCCTATATCTGCCACAGCGACGGCGGGGTGAAGGGCGTCTTCGCCGGCGAGGCCCACAAACTGCTGAAACGGCCCCGGAAGGGCAACACTCCCCTGGAGCAGAAACTGGACTCGGCCAGGGAGAAACTGGAGGAGATGGCCGCGGACCTCAGGGCAGGCCGCTACAGCCTGAACCGGAAGTCCGACAGCTGCGCTGCCTGCGGCTTCAGGGCGCTCTGTCGCCGCGACGAAGCGCCGGAGGAGGGTGCATCATGACCGACACCATGGAATCGCTCTTTCTGAAGGATGCCCGTCCGGCCCAGCTCCGGGCGGTGACCGCCGACGAGCCCCTGATCGTCACCGAGGCCGGGGCGGGCACCGGCAAGACCAGGACGCTGGCCTGGCGCTACAGCTGGCTGGTGGCCGCGGGGAAGGCCGTGCCGCAGGAGATCGTGACGCTCACCTTCACCGAGAAGGCCGCTGCCGAGATGGAATCCCGTATCGGCGACACCCTCTCCGCGTGGCGGCAGACCGCAGCAGAAGCGGGGCTGGACGATGTGGCGGAACGGATCG includes:
- a CDS encoding PD-(D/E)XK nuclease family protein → IHAGDLDIWEDCPFRFACMRVLDLDDPAPADRPDPAMEGNLLHALWERVWERYLKAEEPPRLTALAGELWGETVASVYPALRERFPGRELQLRRQVRDLAEEQQAWEDLLGSRRAGQYREWRVPPLAAGGLRLVGRCDRVERLDDGSLLILDYKRGSTSRYGQALQGAVYALALQEAGWPVAGYAYICHSDGGVKGVFAGEAHKLLKRPRKGNTPLEQKLDSAREKLEEMAADLRAGRYSLNRKSDSCAACGFRALCRRDEAPEEGAS